A window from Streptomyces sp. NBC_00335 encodes these proteins:
- the nuoH gene encoding NADH-quinone oxidoreductase subunit NuoH, producing MNTVQIAAEDLSLFGRDVWWLVVVKAVFCFAFLMVTVLFSIVWERKVVAWMQLRIGPNRHGPWGMLQSLADGVKLMLKEDLIVKRADKVVYVLAPIIAAIPAFMAIAVIPFGPSGNEVSIFGQRTTMQLTDLPIAMLYILAVASVGIYGIVLAGWSSGSTYPLLGGLRSCAQMISYEIAMGAAFASVFLYSGSMSTSAIVEAQADRWYIILLPVSFIIYVITMVGETNRAPFDMPESEGDLVGGFNTEYSSIKFALFMLAEYVNMVTVSAVSVTLFLGGWRAPAPISTYWEGANHGWWPMLWFVLKVQLLLFFFIWLRGTLPRVRYDQLMKLGWKVLIPVSVVWLMLVATVRALRNENYDFQEIVLYVGGGVIALLLLSFVADLFRDKKEKTALADAELAAAAEPFDPLAGGFPVPPKPGQHLAPVPRRRPRSERELIVSGAANTDSDREEGAENV from the coding sequence GTGAACACCGTTCAGATCGCCGCCGAAGACCTCTCCCTGTTCGGCAGGGACGTCTGGTGGCTCGTCGTCGTCAAGGCGGTGTTCTGCTTCGCCTTCCTGATGGTGACCGTGCTCTTCTCCATCGTGTGGGAGCGCAAGGTCGTCGCCTGGATGCAGCTGCGCATCGGCCCCAACCGGCACGGGCCCTGGGGCATGCTCCAGTCGCTCGCCGACGGCGTGAAGCTGATGCTCAAGGAAGACCTGATCGTCAAGCGGGCCGACAAGGTCGTCTACGTCCTGGCCCCGATCATCGCGGCGATCCCGGCCTTCATGGCCATCGCGGTGATCCCCTTCGGTCCCTCGGGCAACGAGGTCTCCATCTTCGGCCAGCGCACCACGATGCAGCTGACCGACCTGCCCATCGCGATGCTCTACATCCTCGCGGTGGCCTCGGTCGGCATCTACGGCATCGTGCTGGCCGGCTGGTCCTCCGGCTCCACGTACCCGCTCCTCGGCGGCCTGCGCTCCTGCGCGCAGATGATCTCGTACGAGATCGCGATGGGCGCGGCCTTCGCCTCGGTCTTCCTCTACTCCGGGTCGATGTCGACCTCGGCGATCGTCGAAGCCCAGGCGGACCGCTGGTACATCATCCTGCTGCCGGTCTCCTTCATCATCTACGTCATCACGATGGTCGGCGAGACGAACCGCGCCCCCTTCGACATGCCGGAGTCCGAGGGCGACCTGGTCGGCGGCTTCAACACCGAGTACTCCTCGATCAAGTTCGCGCTGTTCATGCTCGCCGAGTACGTCAACATGGTCACCGTCTCCGCGGTCTCCGTCACCCTCTTCCTGGGCGGCTGGCGGGCCCCGGCGCCGATCTCCACGTACTGGGAGGGCGCGAACCACGGCTGGTGGCCGATGCTCTGGTTCGTCCTCAAGGTCCAGCTGCTGCTGTTCTTCTTCATCTGGCTCCGCGGCACGCTCCCGCGCGTGCGCTACGACCAGCTGATGAAGCTCGGCTGGAAGGTGCTCATCCCGGTCTCCGTGGTGTGGCTGATGCTGGTCGCCACCGTCCGGGCGCTGCGCAACGAGAACTACGACTTCCAGGAGATCGTGCTCTACGTCGGCGGCGGGGTCATCGCGCTCCTGCTGCTGTCCTTCGTCGCGGACCTGTTCCGCGACAAGAAGGAGAAGACGGCTCTCGCGGACGCCGAACTGGCGGCCGCCGCCGAACCCTTCGACCCCCTGGCGGGCGGATTCCCCGTACCGCCCAAGCCCGGCCAGCACCTGGCACCCGTACCGCGCAGGCGGCCCCGCAGTGAGCGGGAGCTCATTGTCAGTGGCGCGGCGAATACTGACAGTGACCGAGAGGAGGGTGCTGAGAATGTCTGA
- a CDS encoding NADH-quinone oxidoreductase subunit A: MNAYAPILVLGALGAGFAIFSVVMATLIGPKRYNRAKLEAYECGIEPTPMPAGGGRFPIKYYLTAMLFIVFDIEVVFLYPWAVTFDSLGIFGLVEMLLFVLTVFVAYAYVWRRGGLEWD, from the coding sequence GTGAATGCGTACGCGCCCATCCTCGTGCTCGGCGCCCTCGGCGCAGGGTTTGCGATCTTCTCCGTGGTCATGGCCACGCTGATCGGCCCAAAACGGTACAACCGGGCAAAACTTGAAGCTTACGAGTGCGGCATCGAGCCCACTCCCATGCCGGCCGGCGGCGGTCGCTTCCCCATCAAGTACTACCTGACGGCGATGCTCTTCATCGTCTTCGACATCGAGGTTGTCTTCCTCTACCCCTGGGCGGTCACCTTCGACTCGCTGGGGATCTTCGGGCTCGTCGAGATGCTCCTCTTCGTGCTCACCGTCTTCGTCGCCTACGCCTACGTATGGCGCCGCGGCGGCCTGGAATGGGACTGA
- the nuoF gene encoding NADH-quinone oxidoreductase subunit NuoF, whose translation MTVSTELSKNGTSPEKLLAPVLSAFWDEPQSWTLETYKRHGGYEGLRKALAMSPDELIAYVKDSGLRGRGGAGFPTGMKWQFIPQGDGKPHYLVVNADESEPGTCKDIPLLFANPHSLIEGMIIACYAIRSEHAFIYLRGETVPVLRRLHEAVREAYEAGYLGEAEHRDKSGLGSGLKLDITVHAGAGAYICGEETALLDSLEGRRGQPRLRPPFPAVEGLYACPTVVNNVESIASVPAILNKGKDWFKSMGTEKSPGFTLYSLSGHVVGPGQYEAPLGITLRQLLDMSGGMRPGHRLKFWTPGGSSTPMFTEEHLDVPLDYEGVGAAGSMLGTKALQCFDETTCVVRAVTRWTEFYAHESCGKCTPCREGTYWLVQLLRDIEAGKGVMSDLDKLGDIADNINGKSFCALGDGAASPIFSSLKYFRAEYEQHITGKGCPFDPKKSTLWADTEVTA comes from the coding sequence ATGACCGTGTCGACCGAACTGAGTAAGAACGGCACGAGTCCGGAGAAGCTCCTCGCGCCCGTCCTGTCGGCGTTCTGGGACGAGCCGCAGTCGTGGACGCTGGAGACCTACAAGAGGCATGGCGGCTACGAGGGTCTGCGCAAGGCACTCGCCATGAGTCCGGACGAGCTCATCGCCTACGTGAAGGACTCGGGCCTGCGCGGCCGCGGCGGCGCCGGCTTCCCCACCGGCATGAAGTGGCAGTTCATCCCGCAGGGCGACGGCAAGCCGCACTACCTCGTGGTGAACGCGGACGAGTCGGAGCCGGGAACCTGCAAGGACATCCCGCTCCTCTTCGCCAACCCGCACTCCCTCATCGAGGGAATGATCATCGCCTGCTACGCGATCCGCTCGGAGCACGCCTTCATCTACCTGCGCGGCGAGACCGTGCCGGTCCTGCGCCGCCTGCACGAGGCGGTGCGCGAGGCGTACGAGGCCGGCTACCTCGGGGAGGCTGAACATCGCGACAAGAGCGGCCTCGGCAGCGGGCTGAAGCTCGACATCACCGTGCACGCGGGAGCGGGCGCCTACATCTGCGGCGAGGAAACGGCCCTCCTGGACTCCCTCGAAGGCCGGCGCGGCCAGCCCCGGCTGCGTCCGCCCTTCCCCGCGGTCGAGGGGCTCTACGCCTGCCCCACTGTCGTGAACAACGTGGAGTCCATCGCCTCGGTTCCCGCGATCCTGAACAAGGGCAAGGACTGGTTCAAGTCGATGGGGACCGAGAAGTCCCCCGGCTTCACCCTGTACTCGCTCTCCGGACACGTCGTCGGCCCCGGCCAGTACGAGGCCCCGCTCGGGATCACCCTGCGCCAGCTCCTCGACATGAGCGGCGGCATGCGACCCGGGCACCGGCTGAAGTTCTGGACCCCGGGCGGCTCCTCCACCCCGATGTTCACCGAGGAGCACCTCGACGTCCCCCTCGACTACGAGGGCGTCGGCGCGGCCGGCTCCATGCTCGGCACCAAGGCCCTGCAGTGCTTCGACGAGACGACCTGCGTGGTGCGGGCGGTGACCCGCTGGACCGAGTTCTACGCCCACGAGTCCTGCGGCAAGTGCACGCCCTGCCGCGAAGGCACGTACTGGCTGGTCCAGTTGCTCCGCGACATCGAAGCGGGCAAGGGGGTCATGTCCGACCTCGACAAGCTGGGCGACATCGCCGACAACATCAACGGCAAGTCGTTCTGCGCGCTCGGCGACGGCGCCGCCAGCCCCATCTTCTCCTCGCTCAAGTACTTCCGCGCGGAGTACGAGCAGCACATCACGGGCAAGGGCTGCCCCTTCGACCCCAAGAAGTCGACCCTCTGGGCCGACACGGAGGTGACCGCATGA
- the nuoE gene encoding NADH-quinone oxidoreductase subunit NuoE → MTANQPVSGVSLGMPRLPAPDFPADVRARLEADAKEVIARYPDSRSALLPLLHLIQSEEGYVSRTGIRFCAEVLGLTTAEVTAVATFYTMYRRKPSGDYQVGVCTNTLCAVMGGDAIFEELKEHLGVGNNETTADGKVTLEHIECNAACDYAPVVMVNWEFFDNQTPESAKAMVDDLLAGRTVEPTRGAPLCTYKETARILAGFPDEREGAVEASGGAGHASLIGLRIARGEVPHTPIVHPRGEATIEGGE, encoded by the coding sequence ATGACGGCCAATCAGCCCGTATCAGGGGTGAGCCTGGGCATGCCCCGGCTTCCGGCACCCGACTTCCCGGCCGACGTGCGCGCCCGGCTCGAAGCGGATGCGAAGGAGGTCATCGCCCGCTACCCCGACAGCCGCTCCGCGCTGCTGCCGCTGCTCCACCTCATCCAGTCCGAGGAGGGCTACGTCTCGCGCACCGGCATCCGGTTCTGCGCCGAGGTGCTGGGCCTGACGACCGCCGAGGTCACGGCCGTGGCGACCTTCTACACGATGTACCGGCGCAAGCCCTCCGGGGACTACCAGGTCGGCGTCTGTACGAACACCCTGTGCGCGGTCATGGGCGGGGACGCCATCTTCGAGGAGCTCAAGGAGCACCTCGGCGTCGGCAACAACGAGACCACCGCCGACGGCAAGGTCACCCTCGAACACATCGAGTGCAACGCGGCCTGCGACTACGCCCCCGTGGTGATGGTCAACTGGGAGTTCTTCGACAACCAGACCCCCGAGTCCGCCAAGGCCATGGTCGACGACCTGCTGGCCGGCCGGACCGTGGAGCCGACCCGGGGCGCGCCGCTGTGCACGTACAAGGAGACCGCCCGGATCCTGGCGGGCTTCCCCGACGAGCGCGAGGGCGCTGTCGAGGCCAGCGGCGGCGCGGGTCACGCGTCCCTGATCGGCCTGCGCATCGCGCGCGGCGAGGTCCCGCACACCCCGATCGTGCACCCGCGCGGCGAGGCCACCATCGAGGGAGGGGAGTGA
- a CDS encoding NADH-quinone oxidoreductase subunit G: MTVTTTAASGGGEAAVPPQDQISLTIDGIELSVPKGTLVIRAAEQLGIEIPRFCDHPLLSPAGACRQCIVEVEGQRKPMASCTITCTDGMVVKTQLTSPVADKAQRGVMELLLINHPLDCPVCDKGGECPLQNQAMSHGNAESRFEGKKRTYEKPVPISTQVLLDRERCVLCARCTRFSNEIAGDPMIELLERGALQQVGTGEDDPFESYFSGNTIQICPVGALTSAAYRFRSRPFDLVSSPSVCEHCAGGCATRTDHRRGKVLRRLAAEDPEVNEEWICDKGRFGFRYAQRPDRLTTPLVRGTDGVLAPASWPEALEAAANGLAAARGRAGVLTGGRLTVEDAYAYAKFARVVLDTNDIDFRARVHSAEETEFLAASVAGTGKDLDGHGVTNASLEAAPAVLLVGIEAEEEAPGVFLRLRKAHRKHKQRTFALAPFATRGLEKAGGTLLAAAPGTEPEWLNALASDTGLEDGGQAASDALRLPGAVIVVGERLAGVPGALTAAVRVAGATGATLVWIPRRAGERAAVEAGALPSLLPGARPATDPRARDEVAAAWGLDELPHRYGRDTGQIVEAAATRELSALLVAGVELADLPDPARARAALQEAFVVSLELRPSEVTDHADVVFPVAAVAEKPGAFINWEGRVRPFEAALKPEQMTRRLAPADSRVLHMLADAADRPIALPDVHAVRQEIDRLGPWAGERAAGQSGDRELLPRPGAGEAVLAGHRLLLDQGLLQDGDEALAGTRHEASARLSAATAAETGVKNGDVLSVTGPAGSVELPLRITEMPDRVVWLPMNSTGSGVLADTGARPGALVRIGPATPADTSDSPAEVGA, encoded by the coding sequence ATGACCGTGACCACTACGGCAGCCTCCGGCGGCGGAGAGGCAGCGGTCCCGCCGCAGGACCAGATCTCCCTGACCATCGACGGCATCGAACTGTCGGTGCCCAAGGGGACCCTGGTCATCCGGGCCGCCGAACAGCTCGGCATCGAGATCCCCCGGTTCTGCGACCACCCCCTCCTCTCCCCGGCCGGCGCCTGCCGCCAGTGCATCGTCGAGGTCGAGGGCCAGCGCAAGCCGATGGCCTCCTGCACCATCACCTGCACCGACGGCATGGTCGTCAAGACGCAGCTGACCTCCCCGGTCGCCGACAAGGCCCAGCGCGGGGTGATGGAGCTGCTGCTCATCAACCACCCGCTGGACTGCCCGGTCTGCGACAAGGGCGGCGAGTGCCCGCTGCAGAACCAGGCGATGTCCCACGGCAACGCCGAGTCGCGGTTCGAGGGCAAGAAGCGCACCTACGAGAAGCCCGTCCCGATCTCCACGCAGGTGCTGCTGGACCGCGAGCGCTGCGTGCTCTGCGCCCGCTGCACCCGCTTCTCCAACGAGATCGCCGGCGACCCGATGATCGAACTCCTGGAGCGCGGCGCGCTCCAGCAGGTCGGCACCGGCGAGGACGACCCCTTCGAGTCGTACTTCTCCGGCAACACCATCCAGATCTGCCCGGTCGGCGCCCTCACCTCGGCCGCCTACCGGTTCCGCTCCCGCCCCTTCGACCTCGTCTCCTCCCCGAGCGTGTGCGAGCACTGCGCGGGCGGCTGCGCGACGCGCACCGACCACCGCCGCGGCAAGGTGCTGCGCCGGCTGGCCGCGGAGGACCCCGAGGTCAACGAGGAGTGGATCTGCGACAAGGGCCGCTTCGGGTTCCGCTACGCACAGCGCCCCGACCGGCTCACCACCCCGCTGGTGCGCGGCACCGACGGGGTCCTCGCCCCGGCGAGCTGGCCCGAGGCCCTGGAGGCCGCGGCCAACGGGCTCGCCGCCGCGCGCGGCCGCGCCGGAGTGCTGACCGGCGGCCGCCTCACCGTCGAGGACGCCTACGCGTACGCCAAGTTCGCCCGGGTCGTGCTCGACACCAACGACATCGACTTCCGGGCCCGCGTGCACAGCGCGGAGGAGACCGAGTTCCTGGCCGCCTCCGTCGCCGGCACCGGCAAGGACCTCGACGGGCACGGCGTCACGAACGCCTCGCTGGAGGCGGCCCCGGCCGTGCTCCTCGTCGGCATCGAGGCCGAGGAGGAGGCCCCCGGCGTCTTCCTGCGGCTGCGCAAGGCCCACCGCAAGCACAAGCAGCGGACCTTCGCCCTCGCCCCGTTCGCCACGCGCGGCCTGGAGAAGGCGGGCGGCACCCTGCTGGCCGCCGCCCCCGGCACCGAGCCCGAGTGGCTGAACGCCCTGGCCTCCGACACCGGCCTGGAGGACGGCGGCCAGGCCGCCTCCGACGCGCTGCGCCTGCCCGGCGCCGTCATCGTGGTCGGGGAGCGCCTCGCGGGCGTGCCCGGCGCGCTGACCGCGGCCGTACGGGTCGCGGGCGCCACCGGCGCCACCCTGGTGTGGATCCCGCGCCGGGCCGGAGAGCGGGCCGCCGTCGAGGCGGGCGCACTGCCGTCCCTGCTGCCGGGCGCCCGCCCCGCCACCGACCCGCGCGCCCGCGACGAGGTCGCCGCCGCCTGGGGCCTGGACGAGCTGCCGCACCGCTACGGCCGCGACACCGGCCAGATCGTCGAGGCCGCCGCCACCCGGGAGCTCTCCGCCCTGCTGGTCGCGGGCGTCGAGCTCGCCGACCTGCCGGACCCGGCCCGCGCCAGGGCCGCGCTCCAGGAGGCCTTCGTGGTCTCCCTGGAACTGCGGCCCAGCGAGGTCACCGACCACGCCGACGTGGTCTTCCCGGTCGCGGCCGTCGCCGAGAAGCCGGGCGCCTTCATCAACTGGGAGGGCAGGGTCCGGCCGTTCGAGGCCGCGCTCAAGCCCGAGCAGATGACCCGGCGCCTCGCCCCCGCCGACTCCCGCGTGCTGCACATGCTGGCCGACGCGGCCGACCGCCCGATCGCCCTGCCCGACGTACACGCCGTACGGCAGGAGATCGACCGGCTCGGCCCGTGGGCCGGGGAGCGCGCCGCCGGACAGTCCGGGGACCGGGAGCTGCTGCCCCGTCCCGGCGCGGGCGAGGCCGTCCTCGCCGGACACCGCCTCCTCCTCGACCAGGGCCTGCTGCAGGACGGCGACGAGGCCCTGGCCGGCACCCGGCACGAGGCCAGCGCCCGTCTCTCGGCCGCCACGGCCGCCGAGACCGGCGTCAAGAACGGCGACGTCCTCAGCGTGACCGGCCCCGCCGGCTCCGTGGAACTGCCGCTGCGCATCACCGAGATGCCCGACCGGGTGGTCTGGCTCCCGATGAACTCCACCGGCTCCGGGGTCCTCGCCGACACCGGAGCCCGCCCGGGGGCCCTGGTCCGCATCGGCCCGGCCACCCCCGCCGACACCAGCGACTCCCCTGCGGAGGTGGGCGCGTGA
- a CDS encoding NuoB/complex I 20 kDa subunit family protein, with amino-acid sequence MGLEEKLPSGFLLTTVEQAAGWVRKASVFPATFGLACCAIEMMTTGAGRYDLARFGMEVFRGSPRQADLMIVAGRVSQKMAPVLRQVYDQMPAPKWVISMGVCASSGGMFNNYAIVQGVDHIVPVDIYLPGCPPRPEMLLDAILKLHQKIQGGKLGVNREEAAREAEEAALKALPTIEMKGLLR; translated from the coding sequence ATGGGACTGGAAGAGAAGCTGCCGAGCGGCTTTCTGCTGACCACCGTCGAACAGGCCGCGGGGTGGGTGCGCAAGGCGTCCGTCTTCCCGGCCACCTTCGGCCTGGCCTGCTGCGCCATCGAGATGATGACCACCGGAGCGGGCCGGTACGACCTGGCCCGCTTCGGCATGGAGGTCTTCCGCGGATCACCGCGCCAGGCCGACCTGATGATCGTGGCGGGCCGGGTCAGCCAGAAGATGGCGCCGGTGCTGCGGCAGGTGTACGACCAGATGCCCGCTCCCAAGTGGGTCATCTCTATGGGTGTTTGTGCGTCTTCGGGCGGAATGTTCAACAACTACGCGATCGTCCAGGGCGTCGACCACATCGTCCCCGTGGACATCTACCTGCCCGGCTGCCCGCCCCGGCCCGAGATGCTGCTCGACGCGATCCTCAAGCTCCACCAGAAGATCCAGGGCGGCAAGCTCGGCGTGAACCGGGAAGAGGCGGCCCGAGAGGCGGAGGAGGCGGCCCTCAAGGCGCTCCCCACCATTGAGATGAAGGGGCTCCTGCGGTGA
- a CDS encoding C40 family peptidase produces MSLTAHIPSHRKPRRSASKLAVRAGVAGGVLSTLAMAGTASATPSAEPVHETTLEMPVLDLDLSAEVSSHLAKAAENTRAAAVDGELNALEETARTGAAAEAKQLKADAQEKADAEKKAKEDADRKAESERASRSTARTSLQSNSGSSSSGSSSSGSSSQGKGTVTAPATGSAAAIVNFARAQVGKAYVMGGTGPSSFDCSGLVQAAYRQANISLPRMSQAQSTAGTSVSLSNLQAGDILYWGSKGSAYHVAIYVGGGKFVGAQNSGTGIVERSLSYDKPTGAVRVL; encoded by the coding sequence ATGTCCCTCACCGCTCACATACCCAGCCACCGGAAGCCCCGCCGCAGCGCCTCGAAGCTCGCGGTCCGCGCCGGAGTTGCCGGTGGCGTCCTCAGCACCCTGGCCATGGCCGGCACGGCGAGCGCCACCCCCTCCGCCGAGCCCGTGCACGAGACCACCCTCGAAATGCCGGTCCTCGACCTGGACCTGAGCGCCGAGGTGTCCTCGCACCTGGCCAAGGCCGCGGAGAACACCCGCGCCGCCGCCGTCGACGGCGAGCTCAACGCCCTGGAAGAGACGGCCCGCACGGGCGCCGCCGCCGAGGCCAAGCAGCTCAAGGCCGACGCCCAGGAGAAGGCCGACGCCGAGAAGAAGGCGAAGGAGGACGCGGACCGCAAGGCCGAGTCCGAGCGCGCCAGCCGCAGCACGGCCCGCACCTCGCTCCAGAGCAACTCCGGATCCTCCTCGTCGGGGTCCTCCTCCTCGGGGTCCTCCTCGCAGGGCAAGGGCACCGTCACGGCCCCCGCGACCGGCTCCGCCGCCGCCATCGTCAACTTCGCCCGCGCGCAGGTCGGCAAGGCGTACGTCATGGGCGGCACCGGCCCGTCCTCGTTCGACTGCTCGGGCCTCGTCCAGGCCGCGTACCGCCAGGCCAACATCAGCCTGCCGCGCATGTCGCAGGCGCAGTCCACCGCCGGCACGTCGGTCTCCCTGAGCAACCTCCAGGCGGGCGACATCCTGTACTGGGGCTCCAAGGGCAGCGCGTACCACGTCGCCATCTACGTCGGCGGCGGCAAGTTCGTCGGCGCGCAGAACTCCGGCACCGGCATCGTCGAGCGCTCCCTGAGCTACGACAAGCCGACGGGCGCCGTTCGCGTCCTCTGA
- a CDS encoding NADH-quinone oxidoreductase subunit D, with product MSPNSNHAADHASARETTEGTVYTVTGGDWDEIVQSAARADDERIVVNMGPQHPSTHGVLRLILEIDGETVTEARCGIGYLHTGIEKNLEYRNWTQGTTFVTRMDYLTPFFNETAYCLGVEKLLGITDQIPDRASAIRVLLMELNRLSSHLVCIATGGMELGATTIMIYGFRDRELILDVFELITGLRMNHAFIRPGGLAQDLPPGAVDQLREFVKTMKKNLPEYDKLATGNPIFKARMQDVGYLDLTGCMALGATGPVLRSAGLPHDLRKTDPYCGYENYEFDVPTTESCDSYGRFLIRLEEMRQSLRIVEQCLDRLEPGPVMVADKKIAWPAQLAMGPDGLGNSLDHIKQIMGTSMESLIHHFKLVTEGFRVPAGQAYAAVESPKGELGVHVVSDGGTRPYRVHFRDPSFTNLQAMAAMCEGGQIADVIVAVASIDPVMGGVDR from the coding sequence ATGTCCCCCAACTCGAATCACGCAGCAGATCACGCCTCCGCCAGGGAAACCACCGAAGGCACCGTCTACACCGTCACCGGCGGCGACTGGGACGAGATCGTCCAGTCGGCGGCCCGAGCCGACGACGAGCGGATCGTCGTCAACATGGGCCCCCAGCACCCCTCCACGCACGGGGTGCTCCGCCTGATCCTGGAGATCGACGGCGAGACGGTCACCGAGGCCCGCTGCGGCATCGGCTACCTCCACACCGGCATCGAGAAGAACCTCGAATACCGGAACTGGACGCAGGGCACCACCTTCGTCACGCGCATGGACTACCTGACGCCGTTCTTCAACGAGACGGCGTACTGCCTGGGCGTCGAGAAGCTGCTCGGCATCACCGACCAGATCCCGGACCGCGCCTCCGCCATCCGCGTCCTGCTGATGGAGCTCAACCGGCTCTCCTCCCACCTGGTGTGCATCGCCACCGGCGGCATGGAGCTGGGCGCGACCACGATCATGATCTACGGGTTCCGCGACCGCGAGCTGATCCTCGACGTGTTCGAGCTGATCACCGGCCTGCGCATGAACCACGCGTTCATCCGCCCCGGCGGCCTCGCGCAGGACCTGCCCCCGGGCGCCGTGGACCAGCTCCGCGAGTTCGTGAAGACCATGAAGAAGAACCTGCCGGAGTACGACAAGCTCGCCACCGGCAACCCCATCTTCAAGGCCCGCATGCAGGACGTCGGCTACCTCGACCTCACCGGCTGCATGGCGCTCGGCGCCACCGGCCCGGTCCTGCGCTCCGCCGGCCTCCCGCACGACCTGCGCAAGACGGACCCGTACTGCGGCTACGAGAACTACGAGTTCGACGTGCCGACCACCGAGTCCTGCGACTCCTACGGGCGGTTCCTGATCCGCCTGGAGGAGATGCGCCAGTCCCTGCGGATCGTCGAGCAGTGCCTGGACCGGCTGGAGCCGGGCCCGGTCATGGTCGCCGACAAGAAGATCGCCTGGCCGGCGCAGCTCGCGATGGGCCCCGACGGCCTCGGCAACTCGCTCGACCACATCAAGCAGATCATGGGCACCTCCATGGAGTCCCTCATCCACCACTTCAAGCTGGTGACCGAGGGCTTCCGGGTACCGGCCGGCCAGGCCTACGCGGCCGTGGAGTCGCCCAAGGGCGAGCTCGGCGTGCACGTCGTCTCCGACGGCGGCACCCGCCCCTACCGGGTCCACTTCCGCGACCCGTCCTTCACCAACCTGCAGGCCATGGCGGCGATGTGCGAGGGCGGCCAGATCGCCGACGTCATCGTGGCCGTCGCCTCCATCGACCCCGTGATGGGAGGCGTCGACCGATGA
- a CDS encoding NADH-quinone oxidoreductase subunit C, translated as MSEDPAVQNGPQAGNGDNVPAPRGAAGPEVIGVRKGMFGAGGGGDTSGYGGLVRTVALPGASARPYGSYFDEVVDELEGALEEQDLVPENAIEKVVVDRAELTLRIAREHLLLVAKTLRDDPALRFELCTGVSGVHFPDDKGRELHAVYHLRSLTHGRLVRLEVTAPDADPHVPSIVSVYPTNDWHERETYDFFGLIFDGHPALTRIMMPDDWQGFPQRKDYPLGGIAIEYKGAQIPAPDQRRSYS; from the coding sequence GTGAGCGAGGACCCGGCCGTGCAGAACGGCCCCCAAGCCGGCAACGGCGACAACGTGCCCGCGCCCCGGGGCGCGGCCGGCCCCGAGGTGATCGGCGTCCGCAAGGGCATGTTCGGTGCCGGAGGCGGCGGCGACACCAGCGGCTACGGCGGCCTCGTGCGCACCGTGGCCCTGCCCGGCGCGAGCGCCCGCCCGTACGGCTCGTACTTCGACGAGGTCGTCGACGAGCTCGAAGGGGCGCTGGAGGAGCAGGACCTGGTCCCGGAGAACGCGATCGAGAAGGTCGTCGTGGACCGGGCGGAGCTGACCCTGCGCATCGCGCGCGAGCACCTCCTCCTCGTCGCGAAGACCCTGCGCGACGACCCGGCCCTGCGCTTCGAGCTCTGCACCGGGGTCAGCGGGGTGCACTTCCCCGACGACAAGGGCCGCGAGCTGCACGCCGTCTACCACCTGCGCTCGCTCACCCACGGCCGGCTCGTGCGGCTGGAGGTCACCGCCCCGGACGCCGACCCGCACGTCCCCTCGATCGTCTCGGTCTACCCGACGAACGACTGGCACGAGCGCGAGACGTACGACTTCTTCGGCCTGATCTTCGACGGGCACCCGGCCCTCACCCGGATCATGATGCCGGACGACTGGCAGGGCTTCCCGCAGCGCAAGGACTACCCGCTCGGCGGCATCGCCATCGAGTACAAGGGCGCCCAGATCCCGGCTCCCGACCAGCGGAGGTCGTACAGCTGA